A stretch of Hirundo rustica isolate bHirRus1 chromosome 22, bHirRus1.pri.v3, whole genome shotgun sequence DNA encodes these proteins:
- the PDPN gene encoding podoplanin isoform X2, with protein sequence MFIKVPFFIFVFGSMPFVALAQEASSVLEGEESATIDFRDRNDTEYEELPTMFGELKTTESTFDLYGEFENVTAYEVNTESVDGERSGEPEKTDEGGLGTIALVGIIIGIIVAVGILAGIIIAVVRKMSGRP encoded by the exons ATGTTTATAAAAGTTCCATTCTTCATCTTCGTCTTCGGGAGCATGCCTTTTGTAGCACTTGCTCAAGAAG CAAGCTCGGTTCtagaaggagaagaaagtgcAACAATTgatttcagagacagaaatgaCACGGAATATGAAGAATTACCAACAATG TTTGGAGAGCTGAAGACCACAGAAAGTACCTTTGACCTTTATGGAGAATTTGAAAATGTTACTGCTTATGAAGTTAACACAGAAAGTGTTGATG GTGAGCGGAGTGGGGAACCAGAGAAAACCGATGAAG GTGGTCTGGGAACAATTGCACTGGTTGGAATAATTATTGGAATCATTGTTGCAGTTGGAATCCTTGCAGGAATAATAATTGCAGTTGTGAGGAAGATGTCAGGCAG gccCTAA
- the PDPN gene encoding podoplanin isoform X1 → MFIKVPFFIFVFGSMPFVALAQEASSVLEGEESATIDFRDRNDTEYEELPTMFGELKTTESTFDLYGEFENVTAYEVNTESVDGERSGEPEKTDEGGLGTIALVGIIIGIIVAVGILAGIIIAVVRKMSGRYSP, encoded by the exons ATGTTTATAAAAGTTCCATTCTTCATCTTCGTCTTCGGGAGCATGCCTTTTGTAGCACTTGCTCAAGAAG CAAGCTCGGTTCtagaaggagaagaaagtgcAACAATTgatttcagagacagaaatgaCACGGAATATGAAGAATTACCAACAATG TTTGGAGAGCTGAAGACCACAGAAAGTACCTTTGACCTTTATGGAGAATTTGAAAATGTTACTGCTTATGAAGTTAACACAGAAAGTGTTGATG GTGAGCGGAGTGGGGAACCAGAGAAAACCGATGAAG GTGGTCTGGGAACAATTGCACTGGTTGGAATAATTATTGGAATCATTGTTGCAGTTGGAATCCTTGCAGGAATAATAATTGCAGTTGTGAGGAAGATGTCAGGCAGGTACTC gccCTAA